From Heliangelus exortis chromosome 11, bHelExo1.hap1, whole genome shotgun sequence:
AACATCTGAGATGGAAAGGAAGATAAAACAATTCTGGTCTTGCTGTTGAGCAGTGTTGTTGGAGAGTCCTTCATGCCTTTTGTgatgggctgcagcaggagtcATAGGACTGGAAATTAAAGTTACTACTgtgctttctctgtctctgagatttgcaattttttccttttttcttgttcaaaTCCTCAAATTTTGCTCCCTTACTATGGAAAAGAACACCACTGCAGTTTAGTCCTTTTATTcccaaatacaattttttttccacaagtttCTTAAAAGGCATTGACAAAGCACCCAACTCTTTAATTTAGCAATGGTGGGAGCAGTTTTTGGGGTGTGAAATGAAAGCTtgatttataataatttaaagcAGGCTGCTCAGTCCCTAGACAGGTCAGGTGGGGATCATTTTAGTCTGTCCTCCTCTGCCACAGAAAGGATCTAACTGGGTCATCCAGCCAGAAAGTTTGATCATTGTTGATTGAAGATGCTGTAGTgttcatattttatattttatttacacCTTTTAAAGGACGTTGTGGTCAGCAAGTAGAGAAAAATGTCATAAGTGTGTCATGTATAGGATAATGCTATATAGATTTCTTCAATATTTACCTACTAGTTTCTCCTTTGAGACTGCCCTTAGAGGGTGCAGACACTAACACTCACAGTACAATAAAGGACACTCAGAGTGTCCTTTTAACAAGGTGTAAGTGCAAAATAGAATTTAAGAATCCAAACTACTAACTGATGtaaacagagtattttttttctggatgatCTTGAGCAATTTTTAACAGTGGTTAGGTAAAGGAAGGCTTCAAAATTGtacatatttaaaacaaatagtCTGTTTTTCAGCAACAATTGtacaaaccagaaaaagagCAGCTGTTACTGGAAGTTAAAGTTAATTGTTCTGTTTTCCAGCATAAGGTTGTTTGGTGGGAACAGTGGGCAAAAAATGCAAGCAACTGCCAAAAAACCAAATGTGTGAGGTGCAGCTTGACTTGGCTCTCATGAGAACTTCCTAATATTCAGAAGTTACTGAGAAAAGCATGTTGTGTTTAAATCTCTGGAGATGGACTGTATAGAGACAGAGCACAGCACACAATGTtggcaggagaaagaaaggacaaCAGAGGATCAGACTGATGGGAAGGTAAGGGCCATGAGGATGGATGGattggatggatggatggatggatggatggatggatggatggatgaatggatggatggatggatggatggaggatACAATGCCTGCTGCCATTTACATGGTTGGTTTGGTGGGAGGGGTCTGGCTTCCTGAGTAAATCTGTTTCCTCATCTTCCCTCTTCATCCATAGAACAGGTTTTCatgttgttgttggggtttttttgggtttttttgtgtaatgAAAGGAGCAAAGCATGTGTCTGTTACAAATCTATTGGAGCTGTAGGTAGATAATGGCTTGGGACATTTCCTAAGCAGTGTTGGTTAAATCTGATATGAGACATGAATGCCTTAAAAGCAGTCTCAGAAAAGGAGCACGAGCATTTTTTGTGTCATGAAAGGAGCAAAGCATGTGTCTGTTACAAATCTATTGGAGCTGTAGGTAGATAATGGCTTGGGACATCTCCTAAGCAGTGTTGGTTAAATCTGATGTGAGACATGAATGCCTTAAAGGCAGTCTCAGAAAAGGGGCACAAGCATTTTTTGTGTCATGAAAGGAGCAAAGCATGTGTCTGTTACAAATCTATTGGAGCTGTAGGTAGATAATGGCTTGGGACATTTCCTAAGCAGTGTTGGTTAAATCTGATGTGAGACATGAATGCCTTAAAAGCAGTCTCTGAAAAGGGGCACAAGCAAACATCCCACCTAGGTTCTGGTTGTCATTACACTGTGGGGAAGCTGTGGCACAAGGTGTCCCTAGgcaggctgcagaggaaggggagaaggtCTGGAGGCAATGAGTCTGGCTTTCTCCTTGCATGGGTGCCTCTTACCCATAAAATCTGCCACAGGGGCTGCTCTCTGGGAATGCAGCTTGTTAGTCAATGTATTCTTCCAGCACAAGGctataaaacattttaagtcATAATAGGCAGCTATTTATTCAATATAATGTCCTTAGGTGCCAGAAAGAagattttaacataaaaataataaaaaaaaaaggactggaaTGCATTTATTAGGGattaataatgtatttattGTGAACCACAACACATTCATCCAGATCCACAGACAAAACTACAGGGAAGTACAATTTCCACTATACTCTGAGCTTGACTCTCTGAGCACTTACCCTTTTCTGTATTGCCCCCCATAGTGAATAATTCCACTGGCTTCTATGAAACAACATGCAGTAGCCAACCTTTAACCCAGTACTATTTGCAGGATCACTctccaaattatttcagtacCAAGTTTAGCTCTAAAGAACAAGCACATTGTcacccaaaaaagaaaaaaagcaaacccagaaTGTTATGCTCAATgctctgaagatttttttttttaatggtaaaatGATAAAGCCTGGTTACTATTAATTTATTAACCAGAGTGTCTTACAGCTGGAAAACCTGTTTCTTGTTGCCAGCTGTTTTATATTAATTCAACATGAGTGTGACTACTGAATATCAGTTGATAGTAGAAAATTGCATACTTCATGCAAAgtaaaaatacctttttgttTTGCACAAAACAGATCAGTGAAGTCAACAGAAGTTTATGACATgagattattattattgttcCCATTATATTATGGAGCTACTGGTCTTGACTCTGTAATTAAGACTCAATTGAGTTTTGTCCCTAAAGCAGAAATTCATCTTatacttaaaaatgtaaattacacAGACCCTGAGACAGGGCTAAATCACCTGAATGAAATTCTGGAGTTTGTGAAGTCAGAATGAATGAGGTCTTCAGAGAATTAACAAACATATTCAGTGATAgattaaagtttaaaaataagtttcttAAGCTAATACAGCATTGACAACAACTTGTTGAGAGGAGATTTTAGATAGCACAGTAATATCATGCTGCTGTGTCACTGCTTACAATTTGCATGTTGATAACTTCAGAGAAGTATCTGCAGGCAGATACTGCAGGCAGAATCTCTTGTGGTCAGAAGGATTTTGAGAAAATGTACAACTTCATATGGCCTAACACACAGCAAGTGTGGGCTGGTCACCCAGTAGGTTGTATAAATAAGTTGTGCTTTTCTCATTCTTGACTtgtattctgcttttctccttgttttccaTGGTTTATTAAAGGAGACAATATTGTGAAGCATATGAAAGCTATGCAAAAATCTAGCACAATAAGTGATAAAAAATGTGTAACTTCTGGTTAATTGGCtgtctattttaattttctgcacaGATACTTCATGTCAGATGTTGTCACCACTGGAAGAGTAACTGCCTCAGACCTGAGGGCAGCCCTCTGACTGCTTCTACCCCTGCAATCCCTCTCCAGACAGAGGTGACTGGCAGCCACCTGGAAGTGCTCCTGCCCAGTGCCACCAAGGGTGAGAGGCAGCATTCATTGCAAAGGGAGCAAAGGAGGCTTAGGCTGTAATTGCTTTTACACAGCATCTTGTTTTATGTGGTGCAGTTTGTCAATATAGAGGACAGATGAAGTAGCTTGGCTGTGCTGCCAATCTAAGGACTGCAGTTAGGAATAATTTCCACACAGGACTCTTGATTCTTGGTGGGTGGAGCTATGTCACTTTCTCAGGCACAGCAGAGAAATGCTGTATCCAATTACTGTTTTGCACAGGGTTTATGTggtctctgggcaacctgagttcatttctgttctgtaaGTTTTCTTCAATGACATAATTAAAATTGGAGTTACACTCTCTGGAGTATACAGCATCATCTGCTTTACAGCTGCAGCAAGAAAAGCTTTGACTGATCTGCTTGTTCTGTCCTTTTGCTGCCATGAATTTGGTGTGGCACACACAGGCCTGATCTGCCCAAATGCTGAGGCAGATTCTGATCACAGTATTTTCCAAACCATTTTTGTGGATAACTTACCAAAGTGCACAGGCTGTCACTTGGAACATGAAGGGTCCCTCCCTTCAGGAGTGAGGTCAGAAAATACTGTGGAATTCTAGGAAGCAGAATTGTAGGAAGCCAAAGGGAAGAGCACCCTATGGTGAGCACATTGAATGAGTACCCTGAAGTTTTGTCATTGAAATAGCTCAGGAGTATTGCTGAATAGGATGTATATTTATTCATGATCACCACCACCAACCAcgatatatatatatatatatatatgtatacatactATAAATGAACTTTGATTTAATCAGATACATTCAATTCACAATgatgaagcagaaataatttcatttttcaaggCTGGATATTTAGGAAGTGGTTTGTGTTTAAGGACTTCTCTTTAGTGAAAGAGCTCTTCAGAGCTCTGATGTGCAGTTGGCCATCTTTGGGGAATTCAGATCTAGGACTAGGTCTGAGACcagtttctaatttttattactgctgctaaaataaaaattactccCACAAAGCAGATGGAATCCCACTATGCAGATTAACAGAAGGTCTCTCTAAAGTTCATACAGACATAGGCTGTGTGCTGACCTCTTGCACAGGATAAACCTCTGTTGCTGGCCCATCtccacaggaaataattttttccagaaagcacagcagaagaGGTTCAGCTTAATATTACATTAGGATTTTAATATTGGGCAGCATGAAAGTAAagcaaacagtttaaaaataatctaacaTTATTGCTACGAAGGACATGTGCAGAAGTACAGCTGTGTCTCTTTGGTGTTGATCTTATAACACCCagtttttgccttttctttttgtattctGAGTTACCAGAATTCATCATTAATTAGTTGATTCCTTGCTGATCAATTAGTGGTTCCATGAAAATGTAAGTTAGTTGAAACTACTTCAGTTGACATTTAGGCAGTGCAGGTATTGTTACTGATTCTCAGATGTGTCTTTCTTAAGCAATGGCTGTAAGAAGTGACCAGTGCTCTTACACATTAACTCAGCACAGAACCAACTTACTGCTTGTACATGCTGTTTCATAACAATATCTCAtctattttcagtttattaGTCAACATGATTAAGACCATATGTCTTGAATTAACAGGTCAGTGCATCATCTCCCTACAGTTTCATCTAGGAGATAACTTGATCATAAAGAGGAAGAATATGAAAAGAAGAACAATTTCCCATACCCACCCCCAAGTGCCCTGTTTGGAATGTGATCAGCCTGACACTTCATGGAAAGAGGTCAGTTTTGAAATTGCCTTCTgtacagatttttctgctttgacaTGTGAATTTCTGCTTGAGGCACACAGTTTTTATAAAGTGGTCCAAACAATCATTTGCATAAAAGCTACACaacaaaatgagagagaaaattcTGCACTTCTTACTCCGTGTTGGTCAGTTCGTATTTATCACGCACATCATTTTCTTCACCTGAATGAGTATCTGAGTGatgaaattcaataaaaataatgtaggTCATTGCTCCGAGTACACTTCCCAGCATAGGTGCAACTATAGGGACCCACCACCAATTATTTCCAGCCCTGTAAGacgaaaaaacaaacaaaaaaccccacctgaGCATGAATTACCATAATTTCTTACTCTAGTGAACACCCTTCATTATATTTGGCAGTGAACAAATATGGTGATGTGACACTCACTGTGCTGTGGACCTTTCTGTTTTGTCTCACATGCCTGTAAATGGATGATGCTCCTGTCCTGCCTGTGCTGTGACTGAATTGCTAAGTAACAACCACTAGGCATGTTGGTCTATGTGCTGTACTTGCATCTTAAAAAACAAGGCCTCTTTACTGCATGTCTGTTTTGGGGGCAGGGGATCATTTCTCCCTTGTGGAAAATGGGCTTCATTGACATACAGTGAAGTAGACTGGGACATATTTATTGCACAGCAATCTTGACTGATGCTGTTGCCAGATGCTCACAAATAGGTTTTTGGGAGTGATTCATGCAAATGTATGTTGCAAAAATGGGTTGTCTCAGCTGCGTGGAGATGTGCATGTTCCAGCCTGCAATAGTATAATACAGTGTTCCTCTTGACAAGTATAATtgattttgaatttatttatcTTAAGGACTGTGATAGAAAACAGTAAAGTTTATACTTGACTAGAAATTATGCTTGACTAGAATGGTAAACATTCAAATTTCATGATGTTGTGTCTTATATCGGAGTTCAAAATATGAGGGCTTTCAGTAAAAGGtaaataagcatttaaaaattttatacaCCTAAAACTTAATCATTTTTAGAATTGCTGTGTTCTGTAAGAAAGTCTGGTATGTTGGCTCCACTGAACAGTTTACACTCACTTTGCACAGTTactaggattttattttaaatgtgtagatttatgaatatttttaaagaaatgtgtCCACTATTTGACAGTATACAACAATAAATACCAGCCTCTTTCTGCAGGAGGCTTGGGCTTGTAGAactgctcttcctttcctgGAGGTCCACAGTCAGACAGTAGATTACTTGAATATTTGTTTCAGACTACAGACTTTATTAACTGTACTGGTGGTTGAAGGTGTTTTGATTTGATACGTGCTGTATTAACTGAATATGCAACCCAGACACCTCAATTTCATGTGCATTGGAAATGGacaagtaacatttttttttcctcccagaaatTCAAAGGAACAAATTAATCTGTGAGAGAAACTTTGCAAGAAGGTGCTAGGGGAATATTTAAACTGTAAGGATAGTTATTCAGCACTCAGTTCTACAGATTTAAGCAGAAATGAACTTGTGGTTATGTCACAAcacagcagaacagagctgaTCTCACAGTGCCCTATTGATGATAGTAATATTCCTTGTTCAGAAATGCTTTGGTTGTGTATGTTTTGTCTTTGGAATTATGTAGATCTTGTCCTGGGGATACAAAAACCCTCTTGATACTGTTCTACTAAGATTATAGATCAGTTTGTTGTTGAGTTGTGAATATCCTTTGAGCCCCTGAATTTCTGGAACAAGCATGGACTAGGGTTTTATTGAATTAAGCAGCACAACTAAGTCTGTATCAAGTACTTGCATGTATTCTTTTGTGTTGTGCCTGTGTACATGGCCATGTAATGAAGATGTTTCTTGGCAGGTTTCCTTCTGGGATTGTTCCATGAACTAAAATGTGCCTCCATGGCTCCTGCATGACCTTCCCCAAATCATGGCCTGTatttgcagcagctgctgtcagaTAAGGTGAGGGGTGTAAACTCTGTCTAGAGGGCAATGCCAAAGCTCAAATGAGATCAGGACACAGCTGAGTTTAAAAGTTCCACAACACTTAGTGGCTCCTTCACTACCACAGGAGCAAGAACTCTATGCCAAGCACAGGCAGCTTGACCAAAGTAACCTGAGTTCCCTGATGCCCTGGCTATACCCAGCTTACAGGTAACTAACCAGGTAACTTGGTAGCTTCATTTGCTGCCAAGTCAGCAGGAAAACATCCACCTGTGCCTTTGTCATCCTCAGGTGTGTTTGCTGTTGatcagagcaggagggagccaGCAGCGATGGGCAGGAGGCACAGGCACAGGTGTGGCAAGCATGATTAACTGCAAAAATTTCTAGGAAACTACAGAGTTATAAGCTACATGGTCTAGGAACTTGGGCCCATTTTATTCTTGCAAATACATTTCTCACCTagccagctgctgcaggacagtTTGCTGGAAGAAATGCCAGGATAATTCAGGCATTCAGCAGCATAGAGGCTATTTGGCTTCTGTTCTACACTTCGGCACCCAAATCCCTGTGCAGACAGGAGGTGCATCTCCTGACATTTTCCAAAATTCAGTTTAGTTTATTCCGGGCCACTTGTCCCCGGGGCCGGTGGCCACGAGGTGTCAGCGTTACCGCGGCGGAGGAGCTCTGGCAGGCGGCACCGCCAGTCCCCCGCATCGCTGCCGTCACTGCAGtcgcccccagccccagcaaaGGTGCAGAAGAACCTGCCATGAACCAAGGGTGAAACATGCTATGGCTGCCTTCAAATCCTGCTCTGAAATTCAGTTCTGTAGAGGTGTTTCGTGCTTTCTCGCTGCCACTTCATACTCTGTTACACTTGTCAAAATCCAGACTCTGGTGTTTGGATTCAAAGCTCCGGCTGTTTTCTCACTACCCAGAACTTGTCTTAAGCTTATTAGACAACTAAGCATGTGCTTAAGAAAGACTCCTCGTTATCTCCATGGTTTTAGGACAAATCATTAGAAACATTAACTTCTCACTTTAGAGACCTAATTTCTGGTGAAGGGGGCAGTTGCCATCTCTGACACCTGCTCACAACAGGTTGAAGAGCATTTTGCAGGAGCTGGCCTGACCACATCTAGTGTGTGTGAAATGGTGCTGGACAGGCACACCCTTTCCTGCTGCAGTGGGTCAGAACAGCTTCTAAGGGGAGCCTTTAACCAAAACAAAGCCAGTTCCACTGGACAGGGAGACAACACCCTGCTGAGAACATGATAAAACCAGGATTTACTGGACCTGCAAGCACaaagaaagggagggggaatTTCCCAGCTTTGAATGGATTGTTTAAATGTGGAGAGCATTTGCTTAGGATCAGAGACTCTCATTCTTCTCTATCTGATCTCTTTCAAAGTGCAGCTTTCCTGGTGGTCCCTGGCTGCTCTGTAGTCAGCATTCAAACACTCACTGGCCTGCACAGAGGATGACTCCATCATTGAGTGAGATCCTTCCATTCTCACTCCAGCCACTGTTCAGTGTCTCTTCAGTATTTCCTGTGGCTCAGTTTGTGTGACACTCAGGCTGCTGTGTAGGTGTCATGCTTAGGTGCCAGTTCTTGGGCATGTGTTTTACTAGAGAGCTTAAGCACCTGCCTCAAGGCTGTGGATTCCAGGTGAGCTGAGCAATCCAATGTTTAGCTGTAAACTGTTGCTGCTTAACATCAGTCTCTCGTGCACATATAATGCCAGCAGAGCATCAGGCAGTTCAGCATCCAAGCTACAATCATTCAGACTTCTCCCATGGCCTATAACATCCAAACAAAGCTCAGGTTCTTCCTAAGTCCCCCCTGGGTCTGTGCTGTAAATAGATAAGAACATATTCCTGTTGTACCATTCCCTTGAACTTGGTTATAGCTGTAGCCTTGTAactgaaggaagggaggaattCTTCTTCCTCAATTTATACATCACTGAGACTACTGTAGCTTATTCTGCCAGTGACCAGAAAtcttctatctttttttttatgttctcgTTTTTAACATTCGTTTTATAGTCTTTACAGTGAAGACTGCAGATTAAAGTGTGTGGCACACTAATGTCATAATCAACAACTACTTATAATTAAACAGGCATGAGAGAGGAGAATCCTAGGATTGGGATGTCATTCTGTGTGGTGCtattgaaaatgaaaagtacagtctgtattcctttttcttctatGCCATGCTTAGCccttttgtagaaaaaaagctttgttcctgctctcctctcccaaGGCATGTGATTTGTGTGGATGGAAGTCATAATGAATACACATTATTTGTTCTTGATGAAGTAGCTAAAATGAAATCTCTATTAACCAGAGCTCTCTACTGGTCTCCAGTACTTCTGGGGATTCCTACTTGTaaataactggaaaaacaaactatacaaaaataaaccaaaagatCTACCTCCTGATGACAGGTTACTCTTACTTAGCTATGCCAGGGTGCCTCTAACACTGGCTATGTGTAAGCTGTGGATTTGATATGCAACTAATTAGCTGTGGATTTGGCCAGCCAGGATGGTGTgagtgcatgcacacacacatggcCTGGGATTTGGGAATGTGCTCTGAAATGTGGGAAAATGAAGGGAGCTTTCTTTCATTCACTCCTTCGTTCCCAGGCAGGAAGTCAGGCTTTTAGGTAGTTGTATATTTCTGCACCAACTCAGTAGTAATAATAGGCTAAATCAATCTGATATGTCTGTGTTTTTCACAGCACCTAATAAATATTCCCACCTAACTCTCTcacaattttatatttttccctgaaactgcaagagaagagaagaaagcaccCTTACATTATCAGTGACCTCTAAGAATCTCTAATATTTTGGGAAGGATCTGCTTGAAACTATGATTGATATTATATGATAGATAATGCATGTTTGATTTGCCCTAGGAGCAGGAAATCCTTTTTAAAGCCCAGTTCCTAGAAGATGTCTGGCTTAAAGTGCATGAATAGCTTCTCCTGGTATGCAAAGAATTACCTATATGTATATAAAGTATAACTTGGCACCATGTTGAATCAGGTTTTTCCTAAGAAGCAATTTTAACCAAGAGGATTAAAGTTGAGATCCAGACATACTTACGTGAAGACTTCCATCCCCCATCCTGCAATGGCTGTGAAGAGCCTTGGGCCCAGATCCCTGGCTGGGTTCATGGCACAGCCACTGTTCATTCCCAAGGAGCAAGTAAGAACAATTATAAGAAGTCCTACTGCAATTGGCTCCAGGCCCTTTGGTACACTGTTGTTTTTGGTGTCAAAAATAGCAAAGATAGCCAGAAGAAGAACAGCTGTTGACATCACCTGGCCAatgcaaagaaaagaatattGAATAAGGACATGCAGATTCCTTCCAGTAATGAAAAGAAGGGGCCATAGCAGCTGTGGATTGCAGTGGCTTAGGGGTGGTATTTAGCTGTATCCCACTCTACAGAGCAGCACAATTTGGCACCCAGTGCCTCTCTGCTTCACAGTAATAAGAAGCTTTGATGAAGCTTTGTGCTGAGGgctcttggaagaaaaaaatctggaacaACACAGTGTGGAAAGAATAGAGGTTTTAAAAGGCATCTCCTGTGTGAGGTTTAATTCTTtgtttccactttttttcctatctATTTAACAGTGCCAGTCACTTGATTTTTGGCAGTTTTGATATGCCCATACAATCAGTTACACTGCTATGGAAGTGTGTACTGTGACTGTAGCTTACACTGATAAACTAGGCTAAATGTGCACCTTTCTATCAAGGTGTTGCATaatgcaagaagaaaagtgaaGTCTAGTAAGTAAAAATTGAGGAGCTAAAAATTAGGAATTGCCTAGATTAAGGTTCCACAACTAACTGTGACATAAACTCTGTATTGGATATGCTAACAGAGCTgttgaagaaaaatttcttgGAAGTGCTGTTCAtggaagtgctgctgtgcttaAATCAAATGCTTTCTAAATGTTGGTTTGGCTAATAATTAACCTGGGGAAAAATAGATAAAAGACTCAGCAATGTGTTCAATTTCTATAttgatttcaaaatgtttaaatttgACGGGGGGttaaaaatgatttttatttatttaatgttgttttaaaatatccttGGGCAAAAAGATCTTATGGAAAAGTCTGTTGACTGGCccaaagcaaaaatcaaaattgTCTGTCTTATAAAATTTCAATATAGTGTTTGGATTTTATTGAAGCCAGATTTCACAGTCT
This genomic window contains:
- the AQP9 gene encoding aquaporin-9 isoform X2, whose translation is MTISVGFAMAVTVAVYVTGGVSGGHINPAVSLAMCTTGRLKWTKLPIYILAQLLGAFVGAAAVFGIYYDAFMEYSNGTLEVTGPNATAQIFATYPAPYLSLLNGFADQVMSTAVLLLAIFAIFDTKNNSVPKGLEPIAVGLLIIVLTCSLGMNSGCAMNPARDLGPRLFTAIAGWGMEVFTAGNNWWWVPIVAPMLGSVLGAMTYIIFIEFHHSDTHSGEENDVRDKYELTNTE